The following coding sequences lie in one Arachis hypogaea cultivar Tifrunner chromosome 9, arahy.Tifrunner.gnm2.J5K5, whole genome shotgun sequence genomic window:
- the LOC112710464 gene encoding uncharacterized protein → MGTTEGCLVASTNRGSLKTQSTSIPSLSFSTNAMEGRISFLHLLPHNTHFVDSVAFVVVAVIVAEAVAAAAVMVVVAVIAEGLGGEGGEKGKRYCELKGIVVERSLRSKAIALTLKGWDLN, encoded by the exons ATGGGCACAACCGAGGGCTGTTTGGTTGCAAGCACAAATAGGGGTTCCTTGAAGACCCAATCAACTTCGATTCCCTCGCTGTCGTTTTCGACAA ATGCCATGGAAGGAAGAATTTCCTTTCTTCATTTACTCCCCCACAACACCCATTTTGTCGATTCTGTTgcatttgttgttgttgctgtgattGTTGCTGAagctgttgctgctgctgctgttatggttgttgttgctgtgatTGCTGAGGGTCTTGGGGGAGAGGGGGGAGAGAAGGGGAAGAGATATTGTGAATTGAAGGGGATTGTTGTTGAGAGAAGTTTGAGATCGAAGGCGATTGCACTGACATTGAAGGGTTGGGATTTGAATTAG